A stretch of Myroides oncorhynchi DNA encodes these proteins:
- a CDS encoding alpha/beta hydrolase, producing the protein MSKIPIYFFPGMSSTSLIFEHLSLDNTRFELIFLEWLDIDKSESLDQYTKRYIPLIKHDNPILIGVSFGGIIAQEISKLIPIKKTIIVSSVRSNKEFPKLFHFAKKTGIYRYLPTSMVNTVLGWIKSNASQHTMKRLELYDKYLPLRDKQYLDWCIREVLKWKQDTPLENVIHIHGTKDEIFPISNIKSAIKIEGGTHAMIIIKHKWFNTNLETIILKNNNEKDS; encoded by the coding sequence ATGAGCAAAATACCTATTTATTTCTTCCCAGGTATGTCCTCTACAAGCCTAATATTTGAGCACTTAAGTTTAGATAATACACGGTTTGAATTGATATTTTTAGAATGGTTAGATATTGATAAATCTGAAAGTTTAGATCAATACACAAAAAGATATATTCCATTAATAAAACATGACAATCCTATTTTAATTGGTGTATCCTTTGGAGGAATAATCGCACAGGAAATTAGTAAATTAATTCCTATAAAAAAGACAATTATTGTTTCAAGTGTACGTTCTAATAAAGAGTTTCCTAAACTATTTCATTTTGCTAAAAAAACGGGGATTTATAGATATCTTCCAACTTCAATGGTAAATACTGTTTTGGGGTGGATTAAAAGCAATGCTTCCCAACACACAATGAAAAGATTAGAACTCTATGACAAATATCTACCGCTAAGAGATAAACAATACTTAGACTGGTGTATCAGAGAAGTATTAAAATGGAAACAAGATACTCCTTTAGAGAATGTCATACATATACACGGAACGAAGGATGAGATATTCCCGATATCCAATATAAAATCAGCGATAAAGATAGAAGGAGGAACTCATGCTATGATTATCATTAAGCACAAATGGTTTAATACAAATTTAGAAACGATCATATTAAAAAATAACAATGAAAAAGACTCTTAG
- a CDS encoding lytic transglycosylase domain-containing protein, whose product MKKTLRTVLALTAVLAVASTFVFATSLTNSTADDTALHSHAIPKSANFAGEAVPLDKIDVKERYDRELIINTNLHGTTITTIKRAHRYFPIIEPILKKNGIPDDFKYLCVIESGLANAVSPAGASGFWQFMKGTSKDFNLYIDEYVDERYDLIKVTEAACKYFQSAKNRFGSWTMAAASYNRGMAGMSRAMDSQYVTDYYDLYLNQETSRYVFRIIALKEIMGNPVQYGFDMPDSEKYPIVPTKKVTVDYDIADLALFAKEQGINYKLLKLYNPWLINTSLKVNNRVYEIEIPTKGI is encoded by the coding sequence ATGAAAAAGACTCTTAGAACTGTACTAGCGTTAACTGCTGTATTAGCTGTAGCCTCTACTTTTGTATTCGCTACTTCGTTAACTAACTCGACTGCAGATGACACTGCTCTTCACTCACATGCAATACCTAAGTCTGCTAACTTTGCTGGTGAAGCTGTACCATTAGACAAAATAGATGTAAAAGAACGATATGATCGTGAACTTATCATCAACACTAATCTACACGGAACGACTATCACAACTATAAAACGTGCACATAGATACTTTCCTATCATCGAACCAATCTTAAAAAAGAATGGTATTCCAGATGATTTTAAGTACTTGTGTGTGATCGAAAGTGGATTAGCCAATGCGGTATCTCCTGCTGGTGCAAGTGGATTCTGGCAATTTATGAAAGGAACTTCTAAAGACTTCAATCTATATATAGATGAATATGTAGATGAACGATATGATCTTATCAAAGTAACAGAGGCTGCCTGCAAGTACTTCCAAAGTGCAAAGAACCGCTTTGGAAGTTGGACAATGGCTGCTGCATCATATAATAGAGGTATGGCAGGTATGTCACGCGCTATGGATAGTCAATATGTGACAGATTACTATGACTTATATCTTAATCAAGAAACTTCTAGATATGTGTTTAGAATTATCGCATTAAAAGAGATTATGGGAAATCCTGTACAGTATGGATTTGATATGCCTGATTCTGAGAAATACCCAATCGTTCCTACTAAAAAGGTGACTGTTGATTATGACATCGCTGATTTAGCTTTATTTGCTAAGGAACAAGGGATTAATTATAAGTTATTAAAACTATATAACCCTTGGTTAATCAACACTAGCTTAAAGGTGAACAATAGAGTATACGAAATAGAGATTCCTACTAAAGGAATTTAA
- a CDS encoding alpha/beta fold hydrolase: MIIAIQDCVLINQKNIFYKHFTHTKQSRYTLVLLHDSLGCVTLWRDWPALLAEQLHCDVVVYDRVGYGLSDKMTTTVRGRDYLNDEAVFLKAFLEELNLDKIVLFGHSDGASIALLFAAMYPENTLAVVAEAGHIFVEQVTLDGVRAAKTAYETTDLGERLVKYHGTKVDDVVKAWVDTWLSPVFADWTVEQEVAGITAPLLFIQGDLDEYGSLAQVDKTIQSAKGVAEKVIFPNVGHTPHKEVKELTLETIVTFLNKNL, from the coding sequence ATGATTATAGCTATCCAAGATTGTGTATTAATCAATCAGAAGAATATCTTTTATAAACACTTTACACATACTAAGCAGAGCCGATATACATTGGTTTTACTACACGACTCCTTAGGATGTGTGACATTATGGAGAGATTGGCCTGCGTTATTAGCAGAACAATTACACTGTGATGTCGTGGTTTACGATAGAGTAGGGTATGGACTGTCTGATAAAATGACGACGACTGTTCGTGGACGTGATTACTTAAATGATGAAGCTGTATTCTTAAAAGCGTTCTTAGAAGAACTAAATCTAGATAAGATAGTCTTGTTTGGACATAGTGATGGAGCCTCTATAGCGTTGTTATTTGCAGCGATGTATCCAGAGAATACGTTAGCGGTAGTCGCTGAAGCAGGCCATATATTCGTAGAGCAAGTTACTTTAGATGGAGTGCGTGCCGCTAAGACAGCTTATGAGACTACAGACTTAGGAGAGCGTCTAGTGAAGTATCACGGCACTAAAGTAGATGATGTTGTCAAGGCATGGGTAGACACGTGGTTATCACCAGTATTTGCGGATTGGACAGTAGAGCAGGAGGTGGCAGGTATTACAGCTCCCTTGTTATTTATACAGGGTGATTTAGATGAATACGGTAGCTTAGCTCAAGTAGATAAAACGATCCAAAGCGCTAAAGGTGTTGCAGAGAAAGTGATCTTCCCTAATGTAGGTCATACTCCACATAAAGAGGTTAAAGAGTTAACTCTAGAAACTATTGTGACATTCTTAAATAAAAATCTATAA
- a CDS encoding transposase: MENYIEFIKMILPEFLVEHFDLVKTIKQGETMHLYFEEFNRVPDEAKDRILIGHGFHNETTIQDFPLRGNSVYLHVKRRRWLDKTTRELVQRDWNLVAKGTRLTDEFASFLKEINRY, from the coding sequence GTGGAAAACTATATTGAGTTTATAAAAATGATTTTACCTGAGTTTTTAGTAGAACATTTTGATTTAGTAAAAACGATAAAACAAGGTGAAACAATGCACCTATATTTTGAAGAATTTAATAGAGTCCCAGATGAAGCGAAAGACCGTATTCTTATAGGTCATGGGTTTCATAATGAAACCACAATACAAGACTTTCCATTACGAGGAAATAGTGTTTATCTTCATGTCAAGCGACGTCGTTGGTTAGATAAAACTACTCGCGAATTAGTACAGAGAGATTGGAATCTAGTAGCAAAAGGCACTCGTTTAACTGATGAGTTTGCCTCTTTTTTAAAAGAAATTAATAGATACTAA
- a CDS encoding acetyl-CoA C-acyltransferase produces MSKKVVIVSAARTPIGSFLGSLSTVPATDLGATAIKGALDKIKLDANLVDEVLMGNVVQAGEGQAPARQAALKAGLSKEVACTTINKVCASGMKAIMQGTQAIMAGDAEIVVAGGMENMSMIPHYVHMRNGNKFGPATIIDGLQNDGLVDAYDNNAMGVSADLCASTHNISREDQDNFAIKSYERSAKAWDAGKFDNEIVPVTVPQRRGDAIVVAKDEEYTNVKLDKITSLRPAFTKDGTVTAANASTINDGAAAVVLMSEEKALSLGLKPLAYIKGYADAAQEPEWFTTAPAKALPKALKKANIAIEDVDFFEFNEAFSVVGIANAKLLNLDADKINVNGGAVSLGHPLGCSGARIIVTLLSVLEQNNAKIGAAAICNGGGGASALVIERA; encoded by the coding sequence ATGAGTAAAAAAGTAGTTATTGTTTCTGCTGCTAGAACACCTATCGGAAGTTTCTTAGGAAGTTTATCAACTGTACCAGCTACAGATTTAGGAGCAACTGCAATTAAAGGGGCATTAGATAAGATCAAACTTGATGCTAATCTAGTGGATGAAGTATTGATGGGAAATGTAGTTCAAGCAGGAGAAGGTCAAGCACCAGCTCGTCAAGCAGCTTTAAAAGCTGGTTTGTCTAAAGAGGTTGCTTGTACTACAATAAATAAAGTTTGTGCTTCTGGAATGAAAGCTATTATGCAAGGAACGCAAGCTATTATGGCTGGTGATGCAGAAATAGTAGTAGCAGGTGGAATGGAGAATATGAGTATGATCCCTCACTATGTACATATGCGTAATGGTAACAAGTTTGGTCCTGCTACAATTATAGATGGCTTACAGAATGACGGTCTAGTAGATGCTTATGACAATAATGCTATGGGAGTATCTGCTGATTTATGTGCTAGTACACACAATATCTCTAGAGAAGATCAAGATAACTTCGCTATCAAATCTTACGAACGCTCAGCTAAAGCTTGGGATGCTGGTAAATTTGACAATGAAATAGTTCCTGTAACAGTACCTCAACGCAGAGGGGATGCTATCGTGGTAGCTAAAGATGAAGAATACACCAATGTAAAACTAGATAAAATAACTTCTTTACGCCCTGCATTTACTAAAGATGGAACTGTGACTGCTGCTAATGCATCTACTATCAATGACGGTGCGGCGGCTGTAGTACTAATGAGTGAAGAGAAAGCATTGAGCTTAGGATTAAAACCATTAGCATATATCAAAGGATATGCCGATGCTGCTCAAGAACCTGAGTGGTTTACTACTGCTCCTGCTAAAGCGCTACCTAAAGCACTTAAAAAAGCGAATATCGCTATCGAGGATGTTGACTTCTTCGAATTCAATGAAGCGTTCTCTGTAGTGGGTATTGCTAACGCTAAATTACTTAACCTTGACGCTGATAAGATTAATGTTAACGGTGGTGCTGTATCTTTAGGACACCCTCTAGGATGTTCAGGAGCTCGTATTATCGTAACTTTATTAAGTGTATTAGAACAAAACAATGCTAAGATTGGAGCGGCTGCTATCTGTAATGGTGGTGGTGGTGCATCTGCATTAGTTATCGAAAGAGCTTAA
- a CDS encoding C40 family peptidase: MFAYCNLAIVPLRLEPSDRSEMVSQVIFGEHFTILERTEKWSKIELAFDKYQGWIDNKQYQEISETDYKYLQNTSVIHSADLVDFITSSNNHLMAIPLGSCLTGLKKNSINTDNFSYEGLTITGQFTKQTFLKTAFMYLNTPYLWGGKTPFGIDCSGFTQMVYRINGYRIPRDASQQAAIGEALSFIEESEIGDLAFFDNADGNIVHVGIIMENNYIIHAHGKVRIDRLDHLGIYNIDSGRHTHKLRVIKKII, encoded by the coding sequence ATGTTTGCATATTGCAACCTTGCCATTGTACCTCTTAGATTAGAACCAAGTGACAGAAGCGAAATGGTATCGCAAGTCATTTTTGGTGAACACTTTACTATTTTAGAAAGAACTGAAAAATGGTCTAAAATAGAACTTGCTTTTGACAAGTACCAAGGTTGGATTGACAATAAGCAGTACCAAGAGATATCGGAAACGGATTATAAATATCTTCAAAACACTTCCGTTATTCACTCAGCAGACTTAGTTGATTTTATTACTTCTAGCAATAATCATTTAATGGCTATTCCTTTAGGGAGTTGCCTTACTGGATTAAAAAAGAACAGCATTAATACAGATAACTTCTCTTATGAAGGACTTACTATAACAGGCCAATTCACTAAGCAGACTTTTCTTAAAACTGCTTTTATGTACTTAAACACCCCTTATCTATGGGGAGGAAAGACTCCTTTTGGGATTGATTGTTCTGGTTTCACACAGATGGTTTATCGCATTAATGGATATCGTATCCCTCGTGATGCTTCTCAACAGGCAGCTATAGGTGAAGCCCTGAGCTTCATTGAAGAGAGTGAGATAGGTGATTTAGCCTTCTTTGACAATGCTGATGGTAATATCGTTCACGTAGGTATTATTATGGAGAACAACTATATCATCCACGCACATGGCAAAGTTAGAATAGACAGACTAGACCACTTGGGAATCTATAATATAGATTCTGGAAGACATACACATAAACTTAGAGTAATCAAAAAGATCATATAA
- a CDS encoding DEAD/DEAH box helicase: MNTFEQFNLPKALDKALNELNIVSPTPIQAKSFPVILSGRDMMGIAQTGTGKTFAYLLPILKQWKFSHVDNPRVVILVPTRELVVQVVDEVKKLTAYMSIRTLGIYGGTNINTQRKAVYEGVDILVGTPGRMMDLALDGVVRFDNLQKLVIDEFDEILNLGFRTQLTSILTMMRGKRQNILFSATMTEEVDDILDEYFEFPEEVSLAPSGTPLEQIDQQVYNVPNFNTKLNLLMHLLTNKEEFNRVLIFINSKRLADVVMAKLDEAFPEEFTVIHSNKSQNFRLRSMAEFQANELRGLLSTDIMARGLDISDISHVINLQFTESPEQYIHRIGRTGRADKTGVAISIIDPKEEEVKIAAEVLMEKELREMTIPEEVVISESLMEFEKSKLKSKQLNKIKKPIEKGAAFHEKKEKNQKVNLGGPGKRTPRKTKPRNRAVEAKRAAKKKNNNKD, from the coding sequence ATGAACACTTTCGAGCAATTCAATCTACCGAAAGCCCTTGACAAAGCTCTAAACGAGCTTAATATTGTTTCACCAACACCTATACAAGCAAAGTCTTTTCCTGTTATTTTATCAGGTAGAGATATGATGGGTATTGCCCAAACTGGTACAGGTAAAACATTCGCTTATTTACTTCCAATCCTAAAACAGTGGAAATTTAGCCATGTAGACAATCCTAGAGTTGTTATACTAGTTCCGACTCGTGAGCTAGTGGTACAAGTCGTAGATGAAGTAAAGAAACTTACTGCTTATATGTCTATCAGAACATTAGGTATCTATGGAGGAACGAATATCAATACGCAACGCAAAGCTGTATATGAAGGTGTAGATATCCTAGTAGGGACACCAGGTCGTATGATGGACTTAGCGCTAGACGGTGTAGTTCGTTTTGATAATTTACAAAAGTTAGTAATAGATGAATTTGATGAGATTCTTAACTTAGGTTTTAGAACACAACTTACTTCTATCCTTACTATGATGAGAGGAAAACGTCAGAACATCTTATTCTCAGCAACTATGACTGAGGAAGTAGATGATATCCTAGACGAATACTTCGAATTCCCAGAAGAAGTATCTCTTGCTCCTTCAGGGACACCTTTAGAGCAGATCGACCAACAAGTATATAACGTCCCAAACTTTAATACAAAGTTAAACCTACTAATGCATTTACTAACAAATAAAGAGGAGTTCAATAGAGTTCTTATCTTTATTAACAGTAAGCGTCTTGCTGATGTAGTAATGGCGAAGTTAGATGAGGCATTCCCTGAAGAATTTACAGTAATACACTCTAACAAGTCTCAGAATTTCCGTCTTAGATCAATGGCAGAGTTTCAGGCAAACGAGTTAAGAGGTCTTTTGTCTACAGATATTATGGCACGTGGTCTTGATATCTCTGATATTAGCCATGTAATCAACTTACAGTTTACTGAATCTCCAGAACAGTACATCCACCGTATAGGTCGTACTGGACGTGCAGATAAAACAGGAGTTGCCATCTCTATTATCGATCCTAAAGAAGAAGAAGTTAAGATCGCTGCAGAGGTACTAATGGAAAAGGAATTAAGAGAAATGACGATTCCTGAAGAAGTAGTAATCTCAGAGTCTCTAATGGAATTTGAGAAGTCAAAACTTAAATCTAAGCAACTTAACAAAATTAAGAAACCTATAGAGAAAGGGGCTGCTTTCCACGAAAAGAAAGAGAAGAACCAAAAGGTTAACTTAGGTGGACCTGGTAAACGTACTCCTCGTAAGACTAAACCTCGTAACAGAGCTGTAGAAGCGAAAAGAGCTGCTAAGAAAAAGAACAATAATAAGGACTAA